AGCGCGACGAGCATCTTGATGTTGATCGCCACGACCAGGAAGATGGCCGTGTTGACCACCGAGCGGAAGAAGATCGGGTCGTCGACCAGCTTCACGTAGCTTTGCGGGTGGCGCGCGAGCCACAGCCCGTACCCCACGGGGTAGAGCACGAACACCACGAACACCAGCAGGTAGGGCACGACCATGACTGCGCCCCAGAACTGCCAGCGCGCGTGCCGCGCCCCAAGATTGACGGTAGGCGCCGGAAGCGGCGCGGCGGTGGCAGTGGAGCTCATGGAAGTCAGGCCGGTGAAGGTGGTTCCGAATGCGGCTTACTGCGCCGCGACCGTCTTGATGCGGGCGATCATCTCGTCGACCGCCTTGTCCACCGGCACCTTGTCGGTGACGATGCGGCTCATAGCCTTGGCCCAGACGTTCTCGTTGTTCAGCACGGTGAACTTGTAGTTCTTGGTGAACTCGAAAGTCACGGTGCCGGCGGCGTACTGGTTGAAGACCGAGAGGCGGTGCGGATCGGCCTTCCAGAAGTCACGCTGCTGCGCAACCTTGGTGACCGGGAACCAGCGGCCCAGCGAACCCTCCACGTACGGCGTGAGGTTTTCTTCCTGCAGCAGGAAGGCAACGAACTCCTTGGCACGGGCCTTGTTCTTCGCGTCCTTGAACACCACGCCGGTCTTCACCGCGGTGCGGTAGACCATCTTGCTGCCGTCCGGCTTGCTCGGGAAACCCGCGGTGCGGATGCGCTCGGTGTAGTTCTTGCGCGCTTCCTCGCGCTGCTCGGGCGTGAGCGACGCGTTGTTGGAGTCGTCGAGCCACTTGGCGGCGATGGAGATGGTCGCGTTGTGCGTCATCAGCGTCGTCTTGTTGTGGAAGGCGACGTTGTTGTCCGGGTCCTTCCAGCTGGTCGACGACGGCGGGGTGCAGCCCTTGGTGTAGGGCGCGGTGTAGTCGGTGAGCGCGCCGATCAGGCCGGTGCGAACCTTCGGGTCGTCGACCAGGAGCTTGCCGTTGTCGTCCACCAGCTTGACGTTGTATGCGTCCATGAAGGTCAGGAACGAATAGAACGAGTCGCTCGAATCCACGCCCATGGGCATGCCGATGCCGAAGGTGCGCTTGCCG
The Variovorax sp. OAS795 genome window above contains:
- a CDS encoding ABC transporter substrate-binding protein, which produces MKVVRSLIAPTLFALGLLAAAGPAAAQEKLTVWWVKGFYKAEDDALFAAIKKFEDKNKNVKIELSQYPIQDMIPKTVSALDSSSPPDVAYADVYDFQVTGKWAYDGKLEDLSSVLTPMKDRFAPNTLETTYLYNEQTKSKAYYAFPIKQQTMHVEYWLDMLTEAGLKETDIPTTWKEYWTFWCEKAQTASRQKSGKRTFGIGMPMGVDSSDSFYSFLTFMDAYNVKLVDDNGKLLVDDPKVRTGLIGALTDYTAPYTKGCTPPSSTSWKDPDNNVAFHNKTTLMTHNATISIAAKWLDDSNNASLTPEQREEARKNYTERIRTAGFPSKPDGSKMVYRTAVKTGVVFKDAKNKARAKEFVAFLLQEENLTPYVEGSLGRWFPVTKVAQQRDFWKADPHRLSVFNQYAAGTVTFEFTKNYKFTVLNNENVWAKAMSRIVTDKVPVDKAVDEMIARIKTVAAQ